From the genome of Fusobacterium varium, one region includes:
- the hutG_1 gene encoding Formimidoylglutamase: protein MKDLWNGRFDSDERIDLRIWQIVKPFENAKEETGVCFIGYDTDDGIKRNQGRIGAEKGPNAIRKAIQSFPIIENLKIYDYRNLKNKILEEAQKEYSIKIYNVIKKEIFPIGLGGGHDIVFASYNGIRKVYPDKKIGIVNFDAHLDIRPYENGANSGTSFKQILDIDKNVKYSIVGFKKQGNTKRLIDTAKSYNVLILDEENDEKFINDELKKYLVDTDIIYVTFCMDVFNASDAPGVSAPTAMGLDPKKGKRILREIMNSKKVVCIDFAEVNPEYDIDNRTAKLAGSLIYDVMNNLKK, encoded by the coding sequence ATGAAAGATTTGTGGAATGGTAGGTTTGACAGTGATGAAAGGATTGATTTGAGAATTTGGCAGATTGTAAAACCTTTTGAGAATGCAAAAGAAGAAACGGGAGTCTGCTTTATAGGATATGACACAGATGATGGAATAAAAAGAAATCAAGGTAGAATAGGGGCTGAAAAAGGACCAAATGCAATAAGAAAAGCCATACAATCTTTTCCTATAATTGAAAACTTAAAAATTTATGATTATCGAAATTTAAAAAATAAAATTTTAGAGGAAGCTCAGAAAGAATATTCAATAAAAATTTATAATGTTATAAAAAAAGAAATTTTTCCTATAGGGTTAGGAGGTGGGCATGATATAGTTTTTGCTTCCTATAATGGAATCAGGAAAGTATATCCTGATAAAAAGATTGGAATTGTGAATTTTGATGCTCATTTAGATATTAGACCTTATGAAAATGGTGCTAATTCAGGTACTTCATTTAAACAGATATTAGATATTGATAAGAATGTAAAATATTCAATAGTTGGTTTTAAAAAACAAGGAAATACTAAAAGGTTAATAGATACAGCTAAAAGTTATAATGTATTAATTTTAGATGAGGAAAATGATGAAAAATTTATAAATGATGAATTGAAAAAATATCTTGTAGATACAGATATTATCTATGTAACTTTTTGTATGGATGTTTTTAATGCTTCTGATGCTCCAGGAGTTTCAGCTCCAACAGCAATGGGGCTTGATCCTAAAAAAGGAAAAAGAATTTTGAGAGAAATTATGAATAGTAAAAAAGTTGTATGTATAGATTTTGCAGAAGTAAATCCAGAATATGACATAGATAATAGAACAGCAAAACTTGCAGGAAGTCTTATATATGATGTAATGAATAATTTAAAAAAATAG
- a CDS encoding MORN repeat variant codes for MKKILILSMFLTISLAGLSAPNTADISKMREENGITYYFNENTPFTGKVIDKKDRIYYSNGKPDGKWVTFFPNGALKSIENWKDGKLNGKYVIYQENGLKVMQTSYINGNDNGDYFLYHENGNLQVRGYFKNGIPTGTWKYYYSDGKLKGKAVYPE; via the coding sequence ATGAAAAAAATTTTAATTTTATCAATGTTTTTAACGATATCTTTAGCTGGCTTATCTGCTCCTAATACAGCAGATATTTCAAAAATGAGAGAGGAAAATGGTATTACATATTATTTCAATGAAAATACTCCTTTTACAGGAAAAGTAATAGATAAAAAAGATAGAATCTATTACAGTAATGGAAAGCCTGATGGTAAATGGGTAACTTTCTTTCCAAATGGAGCTTTAAAATCTATAGAAAACTGGAAAGATGGTAAATTAAATGGAAAATATGTTATCTATCAAGAAAATGGTTTAAAAGTTATGCAAACTTCTTATATTAATGGTAATGATAATGGTGATTATTTTCTTTATCATGAAAATGGCAATCTACAAGTAAGAGGATATTTTAAAAATGGCATTCCCACAGGTACTTGGAAATATTATTATTCAGATGGTAAATTGAAAGGAAAAGCTGTTTACCCAGAATAA
- the ydiI gene encoding Esterase YdiI has product MSNLNKNITVKMLNEKGKGFLPEFMGVEILELKENFLTSRLSIKPYHVAPNGYLHAATIITLADTTCGYASFAHLPEGAESLTTIELKSNHLGTTTKGAICCTATAQHLGKTTQVWDAVVTDEATGKKIALFRCTQMILYPKK; this is encoded by the coding sequence ATGAGTAATTTAAACAAAAATATAACTGTAAAAATGTTAAATGAAAAAGGAAAAGGTTTTTTACCAGAATTTATGGGAGTTGAAATTCTTGAATTAAAAGAAAATTTTTTAACAAGCAGATTATCTATAAAACCATATCATGTTGCACCAAATGGGTATCTTCATGCTGCAACTATTATCACTTTAGCTGATACTACATGTGGTTATGCTTCTTTTGCCCACCTTCCAGAAGGGGCAGAAAGTTTAACTACTATCGAACTAAAAAGTAACCATCTTGGAACTACTACAAAAGGAGCAATCTGTTGTACTGCTACTGCTCAGCATCTTGGAAAAACTACTCAAGTTTGGGATGCAGTTGTTACAGATGAAGCAACAGGAAAGAAAATTGCACTTTTTAGATGTACTCAAATGATATTATATCCTAAAAAATAA
- a CDS encoding DNA-binding transcriptional regulator EnvR has protein sequence MDFERVKTEEQRKIRIQEIKNAAIKLFDTHDFYEITLADIAKGTNFTRGNLYKYVSSKEEIYLLITIDEFNKLLVELKIKLNKDFSKKTDEFSEILAKEIEKQERFLKLFSILYTNLEKNASEEKLIQFKEEFNLCQIKFIKILKKAFPSLEDIQARKFWEMLSCFIIGFYPLVSPNAIQKEALKKAKIGYYPPNFKKVLKEQIISTLRNTIYHSGEKISSIPYRLI, from the coding sequence ATGGATTTTGAAAGAGTTAAAACAGAAGAACAAAGAAAAATTAGAATTCAAGAGATAAAAAATGCTGCTATCAAGTTATTTGATACTCATGATTTCTATGAAATCACTTTAGCAGATATTGCCAAAGGAACTAATTTCACACGAGGAAATCTTTACAAATATGTATCTTCTAAAGAAGAAATATATTTATTAATTACTATAGACGAATTCAATAAATTACTGGTTGAACTAAAAATAAAGTTAAATAAAGATTTTTCTAAAAAAACTGATGAATTTTCTGAAATATTGGCTAAAGAAATAGAAAAACAAGAAAGATTTTTAAAATTATTTTCAATTTTATATACTAATCTTGAAAAAAATGCTTCTGAAGAAAAACTTATACAGTTTAAAGAAGAGTTTAATTTATGCCAAATTAAATTCATAAAAATTCTAAAAAAAGCATTTCCAAGTTTAGAAGATATTCAAGCAAGAAAATTTTGGGAAATGTTAAGTTGTTTTATAATTGGCTTTTATCCTCTTGTTTCTCCAAATGCTATTCAAAAGGAAGCTCTAAAAAAAGCTAAAATAGGTTATTATCCTCCTAATTTTAAAAAAGTTTTAAAAGAACAGATAATTTCTACTTTAAGAAATACTATCTATCATTCTGGAGAAAAAATTTCATCTATTCCATATAGATTAATATAA
- the gltS_3 gene encoding Glutamate permease — protein sequence MQTVIGVGVAKATGINPLLGVLAGSVSMSGGHGSAGAFGQTVEGLGVTGALTVALSAATFGLVAGGLLGSPLAIHLIKKFDLKPKDVVNEDEVGIKIDIEKREINLNSMLQHILMLSIIMTIGISLSGFLKNKLGIALPSYVGAMFCAIIFNNLNLKAKWVDIDRNLVNILGETSLNIFLSMALISLKLWELAALAIPMVIILACQVIFMWLYTRFIVFKAMGSDYDAAVMVSGMCGSGLGATTNAMINMGEVSGKYGYTVNPYLVVPLTGAFLIDIFQMPVILTAINLFK from the coding sequence ATGCAAACAGTTATAGGAGTAGGAGTGGCTAAGGCAACAGGAATAAATCCTCTACTAGGAGTTTTGGCTGGCTCAGTATCAATGTCTGGTGGACATGGGTCAGCAGGGGCTTTTGGACAAACAGTAGAAGGATTAGGAGTGACAGGAGCTTTGACAGTTGCACTTTCTGCAGCTACATTTGGACTTGTAGCTGGAGGACTTTTAGGTTCACCACTAGCTATACATTTAATAAAGAAATTTGATTTAAAACCTAAAGATGTTGTAAATGAAGATGAAGTTGGAATAAAAATTGATATAGAAAAAAGAGAAATAAATCTCAATTCAATGCTGCAGCATATATTGATGTTGTCAATTATAATGACAATAGGAATTTCTTTAAGTGGATTTTTAAAAAATAAGTTAGGTATAGCACTTCCATCATATGTAGGAGCTATGTTCTGTGCTATTATTTTTAATAATCTTAATTTAAAAGCTAAATGGGTTGATATTGATAGAAATCTTGTAAATATATTAGGAGAAACTTCTCTAAATATATTTCTTTCAATGGCTTTAATCTCATTGAAGTTATGGGAGCTTGCAGCACTAGCAATACCAATGGTTATAATACTAGCTTGTCAGGTAATATTTATGTGGCTGTACACAAGATTTATAGTATTTAAAGCAATGGGAAGTGACTATGATGCAGCAGTTATGGTTTCAGGAATGTGTGGTTCTGGATTAGGAGCAACAACAAATGCTATGATAAATATGGGAGAAGTAAGTGGAAAATATGGATATACAGTTAATCCATATTTGGTAGTTCCATTAACAGGAGCATTTTTAATAGATATTTTTCAAATGCCAGTCATATTGACAGCAATTAATTTGTTTAAATAA
- the pepA gene encoding Cytosol aminopeptidase, which produces MSLEIIEKIEGIYSKTVSLVSEGDFRLCEYISDKNKIFIEKVMEKNSFTGKKGEKLEVSFLEGEALVTILFLGIGKKENMNRDIMREVIYNGLKDVTGDILIGSEDKELIDIEVIGEVAEHIDYKFDKYMSEKKDKKLNIYYFMEKNDINIIEGKELGKIINIVRDLINEPACVITPEKLAEEAEKLGKEFGFEVEIMDEKEAEKLGMKAFLAVGRASINRPKVIVMRYNGDSESEKRIGLVGKGLTYDTGGLSLKPTSSMLDMKTDMGGAATVIGTMCALGKMKIRRNVTAVVAACENAIGSNAYRPGDIIGSMNGKTIEITNTDAEGRLTLADALTYIIRKENVDEVIDAATLTGAIMVALGDNVTGVFSNSDENYKKLEAAGKYWGEKYWQMPIFEEYRDIIKSDVADLKNSAGRLAGSITAAKFLEEFIEEKPWMHLDIAGTAFSEKNGKYFKKGATGQVVRTLYSYIKG; this is translated from the coding sequence ATGAGTTTAGAGATAATAGAAAAAATAGAAGGGATATATTCTAAAACAGTTTCTCTTGTCAGTGAAGGTGATTTCAGATTATGTGAATACATTTCTGATAAAAATAAAATATTTATAGAAAAAGTAATGGAAAAAAATTCTTTTACAGGGAAAAAAGGTGAAAAATTAGAAGTTTCATTTTTAGAAGGAGAGGCTTTAGTAACAATACTATTTTTAGGAATAGGGAAAAAAGAAAATATGAATAGAGATATCATGAGAGAAGTTATATATAATGGTTTGAAAGATGTAACTGGAGATATTCTTATTGGAAGCGAAGATAAGGAATTAATAGATATTGAAGTGATTGGAGAGGTAGCAGAGCATATAGACTATAAATTTGATAAATATATGAGTGAAAAAAAAGATAAGAAGTTAAATATTTATTATTTTATGGAGAAAAATGATATTAATATTATTGAAGGAAAAGAATTGGGAAAAATAATAAATATTGTAAGAGATTTAATAAATGAACCAGCCTGTGTGATAACTCCAGAAAAATTAGCAGAGGAAGCTGAGAAATTAGGTAAAGAATTCGGATTTGAAGTAGAAATAATGGACGAAAAAGAGGCTGAAAAATTAGGAATGAAAGCATTTCTTGCAGTAGGAAGAGCTTCTATTAATAGACCAAAGGTTATAGTAATGAGATACAATGGAGATAGTGAAAGTGAAAAAAGAATAGGATTGGTAGGAAAAGGATTAACTTATGATACAGGAGGACTTTCTTTAAAACCTACATCTAGCATGCTGGATATGAAAACAGATATGGGAGGTGCAGCTACTGTAATAGGAACTATGTGTGCTCTTGGAAAAATGAAAATTAGAAGAAATGTTACAGCAGTAGTAGCTGCCTGTGAAAATGCAATAGGTTCAAATGCTTATAGACCTGGAGATATTATTGGAAGTATGAATGGAAAAACAATAGAGATAACTAATACAGATGCTGAAGGAAGACTAACTTTAGCTGATGCTTTAACTTACATAATAAGAAAAGAAAATGTAGATGAAGTAATTGATGCAGCGACTTTAACAGGGGCAATAATGGTAGCTTTAGGAGATAATGTAACTGGAGTATTTTCAAATTCAGATGAAAATTATAAAAAATTAGAGGCTGCTGGAAAATATTGGGGAGAAAAATATTGGCAAATGCCAATTTTTGAAGAATATAGGGATATAATAAAATCAGATGTAGCAGATTTAAAAAATAGTGCTGGAAGATTAGCAGGATCTATTACAGCAGCTAAATTTTTAGAGGAATTTATAGAAGAAAAACCATGGATGCACTTGGACATAGCAGGAACAGCATTTAGTGAAAAAAATGGAAAATATTTTAAAAAAGGTGCAACTGGACAGGTAGTAAGAACTTTATATTCATATATAAAAGGGTAA
- a CDS encoding putative lyase, with product MFINKIHHIAIICSDYEKSKNFYVNILGFKILKETYRSERKSYKLDLEINGEYQIELFSFPNPPERTTSPEARGLRHLAFEVDSIEDSVKYLNKNNIATEPIKIDEITNKKYTFFRDPDNLPLEICEK from the coding sequence ATGTTTATTAATAAAATTCATCATATTGCGATTATTTGTTCAGATTATGAAAAATCAAAAAATTTTTATGTCAATATTTTAGGATTTAAAATTTTAAAAGAAACATATAGAAGTGAAAGAAAATCATATAAACTTGATCTTGAAATAAATGGAGAATACCAAATTGAACTTTTCTCTTTTCCTAATCCTCCTGAAAGAACAACTTCACCTGAAGCTAGAGGATTAAGGCATCTTGCTTTTGAAGTAGATAGCATTGAAGATTCTGTGAAGTATTTAAATAAAAATAATATAGCTACTGAACCTATAAAAATAGATGAAATAACTAATAAAAAATATACTTTTTTTAGAGATCCTGATAATCTTCCTTTAGAAATTTGTGAAAAATAA
- a CDS encoding sodium/glutamate symporter → MEFSLNDLGVLFKFDMVGTIAMGLISLYIGRKLKERLSFLDRFGIPAAVLGGLLFAIIHLLMRSLHVGSITYDTTLQTPFMVVFLQLLD, encoded by the coding sequence ATGGAATTCAGTTTAAATGATTTAGGAGTACTTTTTAAATTTGATATGGTTGGAACAATAGCTATGGGATTAATATCACTTTATATTGGAAGGAAGCTAAAAGAAAGACTTTCATTTCTTGATAGATTTGGAATTCCAGCAGCTGTTTTAGGAGGATTATTATTTGCTATTATCCATTTATTAATGAGAAGTCTTCATGTTGGAAGTATAACTTATGATACTACACTTCAAACACCATTTATGGTAGTTTTTTTACAACTATTGGACTAG
- the ybaK_1 gene encoding Cys-tRNA(Pro)/Cys-tRNA(Cys) deacylase ybaK yields the protein MSVESVKKFFEDNNLPLKVEETEGDTATVKSAAATWGIEEDQIAKTMGYKLKSGEYILILTKGGARLDNRKFKDKFKEKATMIPHDEVLEATGHPIGGVCPFGLKKPLKVYLDKTLKEFEIVYPAGGSDHSAVKVPVNMLESITQGEWVDVCKDPVPTE from the coding sequence ATGAGTGTTGAAAGTGTAAAAAAATTTTTTGAAGACAACAATCTTCCCTTAAAAGTTGAGGAAACAGAAGGAGATACTGCTACTGTAAAAAGTGCTGCTGCAACTTGGGGAATTGAAGAAGATCAAATTGCTAAAACAATGGGATATAAATTAAAAAGTGGAGAATATATCCTCATTCTTACAAAAGGTGGAGCTAGGCTTGATAACAGAAAATTTAAAGATAAATTCAAAGAAAAAGCCACTATGATTCCTCATGATGAAGTCTTAGAAGCTACTGGTCACCCTATTGGAGGAGTATGTCCTTTTGGATTGAAAAAACCTTTAAAAGTTTATCTCGATAAAACTTTAAAGGAATTTGAAATAGTTTATCCTGCTGGTGGTTCTGATCATTCTGCTGTCAAAGTTCCTGTTAATATGTTAGAAAGTATAACTCAAGGAGAATGGGTAGATGTGTGCAAAGACCCAGTTCCTACTGAATAA